The proteins below are encoded in one region of Sporosarcina sp. FSL K6-1508:
- a CDS encoding SE1832 family protein: protein MNKRQVETAIAELKMDYINLQGDIEKLESTGNNSYVKKAELRLATMEANLAELNRQLAEFE, encoded by the coding sequence ATGAACAAACGTCAAGTGGAAACAGCAATTGCTGAACTCAAAATGGATTATATCAATCTGCAAGGTGATATAGAGAAACTCGAATCGACAGGCAATAATAGTTATGTCAAGAAAGCTGAACTGCGCCTTGCAACAATGGAAGCAAATTTGGCGGAACTGAACAGGCAACTTGCTGAATTTGAATAA